From a single Populus trichocarpa isolate Nisqually-1 chromosome 17, P.trichocarpa_v4.1, whole genome shotgun sequence genomic region:
- the LOC7461312 gene encoding cystinosin homolog: protein MASWNSIPLEITYETFGWIAFFSWSISFYPQVIMNFRRKSVVGLNFDFVVLNLTKHSSYLIYNASLYFSSAIQHQYFEKYGHGEMIPVAANDVAFSIHAVLLTAITLFQIVIYDRGNQKVSKISIATVCVVWLVAAVCFFIALPSHSWLWLISIFNSIQVFMTVIKYIPQVIMNFMRKSTDGFSIGNILLDCLGGVTNYAQMAVQSIDQNSWVNFYGNIGKTLLSLVSIFFDLVFMCQHYILYPENKAVPPKLNKEGTEPLIRFSEEPAAPENV, encoded by the exons ATGGCATCATGGAATTCAATTCCATTGGAAATCACCTACGAAACGTTTGGATGGATCGCCTTCTTTTCATGGTCTATCAGTTTCTATCCTCAAGTAATCATGAATTTCCGACGCAAAAG TGTGGTGGGGTTGAACTTTGATTTCGTGGTGTTGAATTTGACGAAACATTCTTCGTATTTGATATACAACGCTTCTCTTTACTTTAGCTCTGCTATTCAACACCagtactttgaaaaatatgGCCATGGAGAg ATGATACCTGTAGCTGCAAATGATGTTGCTTTCTCAATTCATGCTGTTTTGTTAACAGCAATTACATTATTCCAAATTGTAATCTATGAT CGTGGAAATCAAAAGGTCTCTAAGATTTCTATTGCAACTGTGTGTGTTGTGTGGTTAGTTGCTGcagtatgtttttttatagctttgCCTAGCCACTCTTGGCTGTGGCTCATCTCCATCTTCAA CTCCATTCAAGTTTTTATGACTGTCATCAAGTATATTCCTCAG GTGATCATGAACTTCATGCGAAAGAGCACAGATGGCTTCAGCATTGGAAACATTTTACTTGATTGTCTTGGAGGGGTGACAAATTATGCTCAAATGGCAGTGCAATCTATAGACCAAA ATTCTTGGGTGAACTTCTATGGCAACATAGGAAAAACGTTGTTATCTTTG GTGTCCATATTCTTTGACCTTGTATTCATGTGTCAACACTATATCTTGTATCCTGAGAACAAAGCTGTTCCTCCCAAACTCAACAAGGAGGGAACAGAGCCACTTATCAGGTTTTCTGAGGAGCCAGCTGCGCCAGAAAATGTGTAA